Proteins encoded in a region of the Candidatus Rokuibacteriota bacterium genome:
- a CDS encoding glucose 1-dehydrogenase, producing MRLAGKVAVVTGGGSGIGRGIVLCMAREGANIAIPDIQFENAQQVVKEVEALGRKALALKTDVTRAADVQGTLNRIREDFGQLDILVNNAGVAAPPGLPFTKNVEEDWDRVYAVNVKSIFLTCKAIAPYFIERKAGRIINIASIAGPLSAPTMPPYSVSKMGVITFTRIVAKELAPHGITVNAICPGVLWTAFWEGLAEYIAKTNPAFTGMTPRQVFEKRVADLVPMKREQTPEDIGWAAVFLASEEARNITGQALCVDGGAVMH from the coding sequence ATGCGACTCGCGGGTAAGGTTGCGGTAGTCACAGGCGGCGGGAGCGGGATCGGCCGGGGGATCGTGCTCTGCATGGCCCGGGAGGGCGCGAACATCGCGATCCCCGACATCCAGTTCGAGAACGCGCAGCAGGTGGTCAAGGAGGTGGAGGCGCTGGGGCGGAAGGCGCTGGCGCTCAAGACCGACGTGACGCGGGCCGCCGACGTCCAGGGTACGCTGAACCGGATCCGCGAGGACTTCGGCCAGCTGGACATCCTGGTGAACAACGCGGGGGTCGCCGCTCCGCCGGGGCTTCCGTTTACAAAAAACGTCGAGGAGGACTGGGATCGCGTGTACGCGGTGAACGTGAAGTCCATCTTCCTCACCTGCAAGGCGATCGCGCCGTACTTCATCGAGCGCAAGGCTGGCAGGATCATCAACATCGCCTCGATCGCCGGCCCCCTTTCGGCGCCCACGATGCCGCCGTACAGCGTCTCGAAGATGGGCGTGATCACCTTCACGCGGATCGTGGCCAAGGAGCTCGCGCCCCATGGCATTACCGTCAACGCCATCTGCCCCGGCGTCCTCTGGACGGCGTTCTGGGAGGGGCTCGCGGAGTACATCGCCAAGACCAACCCGGCATTCACGGGGATGACGCCGCGACAGGTCTTCGAGAAGCGCGTCGCCGATCTCGTGCCGATGAAGCGGGAGCAGACGCCGGAGGACATTGGCTGGGCCGCCGTCTTCCTCGCCTCGGAGGAAGCGCGAAATATCACGGGACAGGCGCTCTGCGTGGACGGCGGTGCCGTCATGCACTGA